Proteins from one Triticum aestivum cultivar Chinese Spring chromosome 7A, IWGSC CS RefSeq v2.1, whole genome shotgun sequence genomic window:
- the LOC123153134 gene encoding glutamate receptor 2.7, with protein MVWSRRRSACAVPASLLSLLLVWSTDGSPPVAPALAAVPVPVGVVLNLASAMDRRSLTCISIALDDFYLKHPSYTTRVELRVSDSRGDPVAAAAEELMNKNKNDEVKAIITPQTSAEVELFTSLTRSSNTPVLFLSTTAPAFSSPQSRLFVRTAPDMSSQAAPIAAIFEEFGWRAAILLHEDSPYGIGILSALVHAFQGSRSLTDSVAVPIDATNSSLDAALRGIRAMPTRVYIVHMLPALATRLFRRAMVAGMMSEGYVWIATAGVGDVADCLPNHGDIESMQGVLSLQPRVFKTEQVRRFSARLKVKFPQECPTPDDGQSVPVSLLWLYDTAWAAAAAAEVSFGTAQRKSSFLDALLVTKFDGLAGRFRLVDGQRQVSAYEIVNISGKGSRTVGFWTPEFGISTNLYSTRGRKKLKQILWPGKTAAVPTGLSESPPLRVAVPGWDLFGGGQFVNFTHGHDPSSGTGRATGYCIEVFEAAMERLGYSFADYTYVLYRAEEAPSTAQSVRSYIELVKQVYDKKVDAVVGDVTITAARMNLVDFTTPFTDTGYSMIVPKEDSSKSMWIFVKPLTPELWFTSLAFFLFTGFVVWTIEHRINPRFRGTPWKQFGVLFYFAFSTMVFSHKEKLESNLSKLVVIMWVFVVLILTTNYTANLTSMLTVRQLQPTMNDWTESDYVGFQDGSLVEDILKNMGFQDAKFRRYSTMEEYADALRKGSGNGGVSAIFDEVPYLKLFLSRYCEGYSMVSPIYKSGGFGFAFPVGSPLVADVSGAILEMQQDGMLTRIENKWFTHPGACVRMRKDVDNTRLELRRFRGLFLVNAVVSCLMLLIHLATFVSWKSVCRWLRSWLPRLDASEGRGGEPVGNGQGTVELSRLQGLATGAEDQQQAATGDSHSTPADGTDSEGNAASAHVPEEPVGGNSTTQSPHEPAPAVASM; from the exons ATGGTGTGGTCAAGGAGGCGCTCCGCCTGTGCTGTGCCTGCAAGCCTCCTCTCTTTGCTCCTGGTTTGGAGCACAGATGGATCACCACCGGTAGCACCAGCGCTGGCGGCGGTGCCGGTGCCGGTGGGCGTGGTGCTGAACCTGGCGAGCGCCATGGACAGGAGGAGCCTCACCTGCATTTCAATAGCCCTCGACGACTTCTACCTCAAGCACCCGAGCTACACCACACGGGTCGAGCTGCGCGTGAGTGATTCGCGCGGAGACCCCGTCGCGGCTGCTG CCGAGGAGCTCATGAACAAGAACAAGAATGATGAGGTGAAAGCGATCATCACGCCTCAGACATCAGCCGAGGTGGAGTTATTCACCAGTCTCACGAGAAGCAGCAACACCCCGGTCCTTTTCCTCTCCACCACCGCGCCGGCATTTAGTTCGCCGCAGTCACGTCTCTTTGTGCGCACCGCACCCGACATGAGCTCCCAGGCGGCGCCTATTGCCGCCATCTTCGAGGAGTTCGGCTGGCGCGCAGCCATCCTGCTCCACGAGGACTCGCCCTATGGCATCGGCATTCTCTCGGCGCTGGTCCACGCATTCCAAGGATCACGCAGCCTGACGGACAGCGTGGCCGTGCCCATTGACGCGACGAACAGCAGCCTCGACGCGGCGCTTCGTGGCATCAGGGCCATGCCGACACGGGTGTACATCGTGCACATGCTCCCCGCCCTGGCCACGCGCCTCTTCCGCCGGGCCATGGTCGCCGGCATGATGTCGGAGGGGTACGTCTGGATTGCGACCGCCGGCGTTGGGGACGTGGCGGACTGCCTCCCCAACCACGGGGACATCGAGAGCATGCAGGGGGTTCTCAGTCTGCAGCCTCGTGTGTTTAAAACAGAGCAAGTGAGGAGGTTCTCCGCGCGGCTCAAGGTGAAGTTTCCACAGGAGTGCCCGACTCCCGATGACGGCCAGAGTGTGCCCGTGTCGCTGCTCTGGTTGTATGACACGGCATGGGCGGCCGCGGCGGCAGCTGAGGTCTCCTTTGGAACGGCACAACGGAAGTCGTCATTTCTCGACGCTCTGCTCGTTACCAAGTTCGACGGTCTGGCCGGAAGGTTCAGGCTTGTTGACGGGCAACGGCAGGTCTCGGCATATGAGATCGTCAATATCAGCGGCAAAGGCTCAAGGACTGTCGGTTTCTGGACGCCGGAGTTCGGCATCTCGACGAACCTGTACTCTACTAGAGGAAGGAAAAAGCTGAAGCAGATCCTTTGGCCAGGAAAGACAGCGGCTGTACCGACCGGGTTGAGCGAGTCACCGCCGCTTCGTGTCGCGGTGCCGGGATGGGACTTGTTCGGCGGCGGCCAATTCGTGAACTTTACCCACGGCCACGATCCAAGCAGCGGCACCGGAAGAGCGACGGGGTACTGCATAGAGGTGTTCGAGGCGGCCATGGAGAGACTGGGATACTCGTTTGCTGATTACACCTACGTCCTATATAGGGCCGAAGAG GCACCGTCAACCGCCCAGTCGGTACGATCATACATCGAACTTGTGAAACAGGTGTACGACAAG AAAGTCGATGCGGTGGTTGGGGACGTGACGATCACTGCGGCCAGGATGAATCTGGTTGACTTCACGACGCCGTTCACTGACACGGGTTACTCCATGATCGTGCCCAAGGAGGACAGCAGCAAGAGCATGTGGATCTTCGTGAAGCCGCTAACTCCAGAGCTCTGGTTCACCTCCCTTGCCTTCTTCCTATTCACCGGCTTCGTCGTGTGGACGATCGAGCACAGGATCAACCCTCGATTCCGCGGCACACCCTGGAAGCAATTCGGCGTCCTATTCTACTTTGCATTCTCAACCATGGTTTTCTCCCACA AGGAGAAGTTGGAGAGCAACCTGTCGAAGCTGGTAGTGATCATGTGGGTTtttgtcgtgctcatcctcacgacaAACTACACGGCAAACCTGACGTCGATGTTAACGGTGCGGCAGCTCCAGCCGACGATGAACGACTGGACGGAGAGCGACTACGTGGGCTTTCAGGATGGTTCCTTAGTCGAAGACATCCTCAAGAACATGGGCTTCCAGGACGCAAAGTTCAGGAGGTACTCCACCATGGAAGAATACGCCGACGCCCTCCGCAAAGGGTCGGGCAACGGAGGAGTCAGTGCGATCTTCGACGAGGTGCCCTACCTGAAGCTCTTCCTGTCGCGCTACTGCGAAGGCTACTCCATGGTCAGCCCGATCTACAAAAGTGGCGGGTTTGGATTT GCTTTCCCGGTGGGATCTCCGCTGGTGGCGGACGTGTCGGGCGCCATTCTGGAGATGCAGCAGGACGGCATGCTTACACGCATCGAGAACAAGTGGTTCACCCACCCCGGGGCGTGCGTGAGGATGAGGAAGGACGTCGACAACACTAGGCTCGAGCTACGGAGGTTCCGCGGACTGTTCCTCGTCAACGCAGTCGTCTCGTGCCTCATGCTCCTCATCCACCTCGCCACGTTCGTCTCCTGGAAGAGTGTATGCCGATGGCTGCGCTCATGGCTTCCGCGCTTGGACGCCTCCGAAGGCCGGGGAGGCGAGCCTGTGGGCAACGGCCAGGGAACGGTGGAGCTGAGTCGTCTGCAGGGTCTGGCCACCGGAGCCGAAGATCAGCAGCAAGCAGCCACGGGGGACTCTCACTCTACTCCCGCCGATGGCACCGATTCCGAGGGAAACGCAGCTTCTGCCCATGTCCCGGAGGAACCCGTTGGGGGTAACTCTACAACGCAGTCCCCCCATGAACCTGCACCAGCAGTTGCGTCCATGTAA